The Malus domestica chromosome 06, GDT2T_hap1 genome has a segment encoding these proteins:
- the LOC139196847 gene encoding uncharacterized protein, translating into MCLALVFAIQKLRHYMHAYTIHLVAKADPVKYVISKPVLTGRFTKWALLLNQYEIIYVPAKAVKGQAQADFLADHPIPANWKISDDLPDEEVFYIDIFPTWMMFFDGSARADGAKTGVVFMSPQRQILPYSFQLSELCSNNIVEYQALIIGLQMAIIMGITALEVFGDSKLIINQLLIEYEVRKDDLIPYFRLATQLLQEFETVTLEHVPRK; encoded by the coding sequence atgtgccttgccttggtgttcgccatccagaaactcaggcattacatgcatgcttacaccatccacttggttgcaaaagctgacccggtcaaatacgtcatatCCAAACCAGTCTTGACAGGGCGATTCACTAAATGGGCGCTGCTCCTTAACCAatatgagatcatctacgtcccagctaaagccgtaaAGGGACAAGCGCAAGCAGACTTTCTTGCCGATCACCCAATCCCAGctaattggaaaatctcagacgacttgcctgacgaggaagtattctacatcgacatcttcccgacatggatgatgttcttcgacggatctgcacgagcagatGGAGCCAAgacaggagtagtattcatgtcgccgcAAAGGCAGATATTACCTTATTCCTttcaactaagcgaattatgctccaacaacatCGTTGAGTACCAAGCATTGATCATCGGACTCCAAATGGCAATCATAATGGGAATCACAGCCCTTGAGGTatttggcgactccaagctcataatcaatcaactcttaattgaatatgaggtgaggaaagatgatctcatcCCATACTTTCGGCTAGCAACTCAACTGCTACAAGAGTTTGAGACTGTGACACTAGAGCATGTGccaagaaaataa